One window from the genome of Lacerta agilis isolate rLacAgi1 chromosome 18, rLacAgi1.pri, whole genome shotgun sequence encodes:
- the ZBTB7A gene encoding LOW QUALITY PROTEIN: zinc finger and BTB domain-containing protein 7A (The sequence of the model RefSeq protein was modified relative to this genomic sequence to represent the inferred CDS: inserted 3 bases in 2 codons; deleted 2 bases in 1 codon), whose product MEGGVDGPIGIPFPDHSSDILSSLNEQRNHGLLCDVVILVDGQEFPTHRSVLAACSQYFKKLFTSGLVVDQQNVYEIDFVSADALSSLLEFAYTATLTISTSNVGEILNAATLLEIQAVRDVCTDLLDRKILAKNDQMDTVDQIDQRNHLRAKEYLEFFQSNPINGQQGTYPWTNPDLRDLQRLGFRGPDVKEEPDCNGLDFYAQAALSDRPKANDGDPDGKMWLDPEEAKAAAQGPLFPTSQNGQYGGQGLATAPGEDEAAAQLDQQEAGGSPAFAPGEGEEADARDMDGLAASALLQQMINSVGRQQLAEDDRKDDDGVMDYYLKYFSTSQEGGEYPSWSHKSEKKIRAKAFQKCPICEKVIQGAGKLPRHIRTHTGEKPYECNICKVRFTRQDKLKVHMRKHTGEKPYLCQQCGXAFAHNYDLKNHMRVHTGLRPYQCESCFKTFVRSDHLHRHLKKGCNGIPSRRGRKPRXRDASAPPAPTASNPDDGGSLAGGEEAQETQDATAPQDGLEQHFDESSSAEAAPGSLNVGGEKSEGETQELS is encoded by the exons ATGGAGGGCGGTGTGGACGGCCCCATCGGAATCCCCTTCCCTGACCACAGCAGCGACATCTTGAGCAGCCTGAACGAGCAGAGGAACCACGGCCTGCTCTGCGACGTGGTGATCCTGGTGGACGGGCAGGAGTTCCCCACGCACCGCTCGGTCCTGGCGGCCTGCAGCCAGTACTTCAAGAAGCTCTTCACCTCAGGCCTGGTGGTCGACCAGCAGAACGTGTACGAGATAGACTTTGTGAGTGCCGACGCGCTCTCGTCCCTGCTGGAGTTCGCGTACACGGCCACCCTTACCATCAGCACTTCGAACGTCGGCGAGATCCTCAACGCCGCCACGCTGCTAGAGATCCAGGCGGTCAGGGACGTTTGCACGGATCTGCTGGACAGGAAAATTCTGGCCAAGAACGACCAGATGGACACAGTAGATCAAATTGATCAAAGGAACCATCTCAGAGCGAAAGAATACCTGGAGTTTTTTCAGAGCAACCCCATCAACGGGCAGCAGGGCACGTACCCGTGGACCAACCCGGACTTGAGGGACCTCCAGCGGCTCGGCTTCCGGGGCCCCGACGTCAAGGAGGAGCCGGACTGCAACGGCCTGGACTTCTACGCTCAGGCCGCCCTCAGCGACAGACCAAAGGCGAACGACGGCGACCCCGACGGCAAGATGTGGCTGGACCCCGAGGAGGCGAAGGCGGCCGCCCAGGGACCCTTGTTCCCCACCTCGCAGAACGGACAGTACGGCGGGCAAGGCCTGGCCACGGCGCCCGGGGAGGACGAGGCGGCGGCTCAACTGGACCAGCAGGAGGCGGGGGGCTCCCCCGCCTTCGCCCCCggggagggcgaggaggcggacGCCCGGGATATGGACGGCCTGGCCGCCAGCGCCCTCCTGCAGCAGATGATCAATTCCGTGGGGCGTCAGCAGCTGGCCGAGGACGACCGCAAGGACGACGACGGAGTCATGGATTATTACTTGAAATACTTTAGCACTTCCCAAGAGGGCGGCGAGTACCCGTCCTGGTCCCACAAGTCGGAGAAGAAGATCCGGGCGAAAGCATTCCAGAAGTGCCCCATCTGCGAGAAGGTGATCCAGGGGGCAGGCAAGCTCCCGCGCCACATCCggacccacacgggagagaagccgtaTGAATGTAACATTTGCAAAGTTCGGTTTACGAG GCAGGACAAGCTGAAGGTTCACATGAGGAAACATACCGGCGAGAAGCCCTACCTGTGCCAGCAGTGTG CGGCCTTCGCCCACAACTACGACCTGAAGAACCACATGCGCGTCCACACGGGCTTGCGCCCCTACCAGTGCGAGAGCTGCTTCAAGACTTTCGTGCGCTCCGACCACTTGCACCGGCACCTTAAGAAGGGCTGCAACGGGATCCCTTCCCGGAGGGGGCGGAAGCCCCG GCGAGATGCGTCGGCCCCTCCCGCCCCGACGGCTTCCAACCCCGACGACGGGGGGAGCCTGGCGGGCGGCGAGGAG GCCCAGGAAACGCAGGATGCGACTGCGCCGCAGGACGGCCTAGAACAGCACTTTGACGAGAGTTCGAGCGCCGAAGCGGCGCCGGGGAGTTTGAATGTAGGGGGGGAGAAGTCCGAGGGCGAAACGCAAGAACTCtcctag